Proteins encoded in a region of the Streptomyces sp. NBC_01298 genome:
- a CDS encoding ABC transporter substrate-binding protein — MLRPIRTLAAAAAALALVSACNSASNGASTDKPGTAGTSRGVTKDSIKVGGIVSMTSASGYSKKATDLGAKARYARANAEGGINGRKIDYIGAEDDGQDPAKNLAAARKLVQQDKVFAVSPMSSVTFSGADFLEQEKVPTFGWGTLPSFCGPKYIYGFNGCLVPTPGGTINQTWPEGIGQVLGGAAGKSVAIIANDSDAGKFGVRTFQQGFTSAGFKVSYAKASVPGTAVPSDWSAYVKEILESNDGKAPDAVVSVMQTPNNIGLFTSLKRSGYKGLLSDPTDYDPGLLAKDATKQALDGVHVLLQFEPFESTNPKMDQFKADIKAASGGLEVPLNMHMLTGYMSADLFVSIAQKAGKDLTVESFQAAAQSFSDTDTLVGNRAEPKGQKDSFGCGALVQLKNGAYEVSVPFKCYEPIPFK, encoded by the coding sequence ATGTTGCGACCGATCCGCACCCTGGCCGCCGCGGCGGCGGCGCTCGCGCTCGTCTCCGCCTGCAACTCCGCCTCCAACGGCGCCTCCACCGACAAGCCGGGAACCGCCGGCACCTCCCGCGGGGTGACCAAGGACTCCATCAAGGTCGGCGGCATCGTGTCGATGACCAGCGCGAGCGGCTACAGCAAGAAGGCCACCGACCTCGGGGCGAAGGCCCGTTACGCGAGAGCCAACGCCGAGGGCGGGATCAACGGCCGCAAGATCGACTACATCGGCGCCGAGGACGACGGGCAGGACCCCGCCAAGAACCTGGCCGCCGCCCGCAAACTCGTCCAGCAGGACAAGGTGTTCGCGGTCTCCCCCATGAGTTCGGTCACCTTCAGCGGCGCCGATTTCCTGGAGCAGGAGAAGGTGCCCACCTTCGGCTGGGGCACGCTCCCCTCCTTCTGCGGCCCCAAGTACATCTACGGGTTCAACGGCTGCCTCGTCCCCACCCCCGGCGGCACCATCAACCAGACCTGGCCCGAGGGCATCGGACAGGTCCTCGGCGGCGCCGCGGGCAAGTCGGTCGCGATCATCGCCAACGACAGCGACGCCGGGAAGTTCGGCGTGCGCACCTTCCAGCAGGGCTTCACCAGCGCCGGGTTCAAGGTCTCCTACGCCAAGGCCTCGGTGCCCGGCACCGCCGTGCCGAGCGACTGGTCGGCGTACGTCAAGGAGATCCTGGAGAGCAACGACGGCAAGGCCCCGGACGCGGTGGTCTCCGTCATGCAGACCCCCAACAACATCGGGCTGTTCACCTCGCTCAAGCGCAGCGGGTACAAGGGACTGCTCTCCGACCCGACCGACTACGACCCGGGTCTGCTCGCCAAGGACGCCACCAAGCAGGCCCTCGACGGCGTGCACGTGCTGCTGCAGTTCGAGCCGTTCGAGTCGACGAACCCGAAGATGGACCAGTTCAAGGCCGACATCAAGGCCGCGTCGGGCGGGCTGGAGGTGCCGCTCAACATGCACATGCTGACCGGCTACATGTCGGCCGACCTGTTCGTGTCCATCGCGCAGAAGGCCGGCAAGGACCTGACCGTCGAGTCCTTCCAGGCCGCCGCGCAGAGCTTCTCCGACACCGACACCCTCGTCGGCAACCGCGCGGAGCCCAAGGGCCAGAAGGACAGCTTCGGCTGCGGGGCGCTCGTCCAGCTGAAGAACGGCGCGTACGAGGTCTCCGTACCGTTCAAGTGCTACGAGCCCATCCCCTTCAAGTAG
- a CDS encoding ABC transporter permease subunit — MGDLLAFVLSGLVSGALYALLATGLVLSYSASGLFNFAHGATAYLCALTFYELHSGLGWPAVPAALLVVLVLAPGLGWALDRLMFRRLARVGETAQIVATIGLLVALPAAGLWTVELLTDAGAPLKPAENQFGLPGVGPSPATSWQLTADVGIDSDQLITWVATALVAVALWVLMRHTRLGLRLRAAVDNRSLTELRGIDADRLSSVAWMIASGLAGLAGVLATPLLGLSAHDFTLFLFVSATAAVIGRFASVPLAFAGGLGLGVLQNLVVGYASFADSITGFRTAVPFLILFGGLLVLTRRARAAGTAAVDVAAPDHLAGATWVRRWGVWAAGAVLLATAFYTVTTPFWSGLLAQGLALALVFMSFTVVTGLGAMVSLAQGTFVTGAALVAGLLMSRGWPFIAALAVGTCVAAVLGALVALPALRLGGRSLALATLALAFLADQVLFQMRWLRNGDSGWSVPRPVIGPVDLSDDRALGVALVLLVAAVAAGLSALRGSPSGRAMLAVRSAPAAAMASGVSVLRTKLLLFTLSAGLAGFGGVMYASYNTRITATDFTAMTGLVWLAVVVAAGVRRPQYAVVAGLVFAVAPRVMADYVTESAHLPVILFGLAGLALANDPDGYCAAVPVRLARRRAGSRAGAAALAPAGAGAGAGAGAGAEAGAEAGPAPGPMPAARGVGKAGAGTVPAARAGGKAGGTVPAARAGGGVGVGPAGLSPTPPLPETGAPPRAPSGAPPPNPRSSNAGGAELPAAAPALELRGVTAGYDGGLVLHGVDLVVRRGEILAVLGPNGAGKSTACRVAAGALPVAGGTVLVGGRDATRDGAVGRSRAGVLLAPEGRGIFPSLSIEENLALYLRDAAERDAVYDRFPRLRERRTVPAGSLSGGEQQMLALAPLLQRPPGVLIADEPSLGLAPRVVDEVYGLLMELRAAGTALLLVEEKAAEILGIADTVAYLAQGRVSWCGPRSEVEADRLTEAYLGMAT, encoded by the coding sequence ATGGGAGATCTGCTCGCCTTCGTACTGAGCGGTCTGGTGTCCGGCGCCCTGTACGCACTGCTCGCCACCGGGCTGGTGCTGTCGTACTCGGCGTCCGGGCTGTTCAACTTCGCGCATGGGGCCACCGCCTACCTCTGCGCGCTCACCTTCTACGAACTGCACTCCGGGCTCGGCTGGCCGGCCGTCCCGGCGGCGCTGCTGGTGGTCCTCGTGCTGGCGCCCGGGCTCGGATGGGCGCTGGACCGGCTGATGTTCCGGCGGCTCGCACGGGTCGGCGAGACGGCGCAGATCGTGGCCACCATCGGGCTCCTGGTCGCCCTGCCGGCGGCCGGGCTGTGGACGGTGGAACTCCTGACCGACGCGGGAGCTCCGCTCAAGCCCGCGGAGAACCAGTTCGGGCTGCCGGGGGTCGGGCCGAGCCCGGCCACGTCCTGGCAGCTCACCGCCGACGTGGGCATCGACTCCGACCAGCTGATCACCTGGGTGGCCACGGCCCTGGTGGCGGTCGCCCTGTGGGTGCTGATGCGGCACACCCGGCTGGGGCTGCGGCTGCGGGCCGCCGTCGACAACCGCTCGCTCACCGAGCTGCGCGGGATCGACGCCGACCGGCTGTCCTCGGTGGCGTGGATGATCGCCTCCGGGCTGGCCGGGCTCGCGGGCGTCCTGGCGACCCCGCTGCTGGGGCTGTCCGCGCACGATTTCACGCTGTTCCTGTTCGTGTCGGCCACGGCGGCCGTCATCGGGCGGTTCGCCTCCGTCCCGCTCGCCTTCGCGGGCGGTCTGGGGCTCGGCGTCCTGCAGAACCTGGTCGTCGGCTACGCCTCCTTCGCCGACTCCATCACCGGATTCAGGACGGCCGTGCCCTTCCTGATCCTGTTCGGGGGACTGCTCGTGCTCACCCGGCGGGCCCGCGCCGCCGGGACCGCCGCCGTGGACGTGGCCGCGCCCGACCATCTGGCCGGGGCGACGTGGGTGCGGCGGTGGGGGGTGTGGGCCGCGGGCGCGGTCCTGCTCGCCACGGCCTTCTACACCGTGACCACCCCCTTCTGGAGCGGGCTCCTCGCCCAGGGGCTCGCGCTGGCCCTGGTGTTCATGTCCTTCACCGTGGTCACCGGACTCGGCGCGATGGTGTCCCTGGCCCAGGGCACCTTCGTGACCGGGGCGGCTCTGGTCGCCGGACTGCTGATGAGCCGCGGGTGGCCGTTCATCGCGGCGCTGGCGGTCGGCACGTGCGTGGCCGCCGTCCTGGGAGCCCTGGTCGCGCTGCCCGCGCTACGCCTCGGCGGGCGCTCCCTGGCGCTGGCGACGCTGGCCCTGGCCTTCCTGGCGGACCAGGTGCTCTTCCAGATGCGGTGGCTGCGCAACGGCGACTCCGGGTGGTCCGTTCCGCGTCCCGTCATCGGGCCGGTGGATCTGTCCGACGACCGGGCGCTGGGGGTGGCGCTGGTCCTCCTGGTCGCGGCGGTCGCCGCCGGGCTGAGCGCGCTGCGGGGCTCCCCCTCGGGCCGGGCGATGCTCGCCGTACGGTCGGCTCCCGCGGCCGCGATGGCCTCCGGGGTGTCCGTGCTGCGCACCAAGCTGCTGCTGTTCACGCTGTCGGCGGGGCTGGCCGGCTTCGGGGGCGTCATGTACGCCTCGTACAACACCCGCATCACGGCCACGGACTTCACGGCGATGACCGGGCTGGTGTGGCTGGCGGTGGTCGTCGCGGCGGGCGTGCGCAGGCCGCAGTACGCGGTGGTGGCGGGGCTGGTCTTCGCCGTCGCTCCGCGGGTGATGGCGGACTACGTGACGGAGTCGGCGCACCTGCCGGTGATCCTGTTCGGCCTGGCGGGGTTGGCCCTGGCCAACGATCCCGACGGGTATTGCGCGGCGGTGCCGGTGCGGCTCGCGCGGCGTCGGGCGGGTTCCCGGGCGGGTGCCGCCGCCTTGGCCCCGGCCGGGGCCGGGGCCGGGGCCGGGGCCGGGGCCGGGGCCGAGGCCGGGGCCGAGGCCGGGCCTGCGCCCGGGCCCATGCCTGCGGCCCGGGGCGTCGGCAAGGCCGGGGCCGGCACTGTTCCCGCGGCCCGGGCCGGCGGCAAGGCCGGGGGTACTGTTCCCGCGGCCCGGGCCGGCGGTGGGGTCGGGGTGGGCCCTGCGGGGCTTTCCCCCACCCCGCCCCTTCCCGAAACCGGGGCTCCGCCCCGGGCCCCTTCGGGGGCTCCGCCCCCGAACCCCCGCTCCTCAAACGCCGGAGGGGCTGAATTGCCCGCAGCCGCGCCCGCCCTGGAGCTGCGCGGCGTCACCGCCGGGTACGACGGCGGGCTCGTGTTGCACGGCGTCGACCTCGTCGTGCGGCGCGGCGAGATCCTCGCCGTGCTCGGGCCCAACGGGGCCGGGAAGAGCACCGCCTGCCGGGTGGCGGCCGGGGCGCTGCCGGTCGCCGGCGGGACCGTGCTCGTCGGCGGGCGGGACGCCACGCGGGACGGCGCGGTGGGCCGCTCCCGGGCCGGGGTGCTGCTGGCGCCCGAGGGCCGGGGCATCTTCCCCTCGCTCAGCATCGAGGAGAACCTCGCCCTCTACCTGCGGGACGCGGCCGAACGCGACGCCGTCTACGACCGGTTTCCCCGGCTCCGCGAGCGGCGTACGGTCCCCGCCGGGTCGTTGTCCGGCGGGGAGCAGCAGATGCTGGCGCTCGCACCGCTGTTGCAGCGGCCGCCCGGGGTGCTGATCGCGGACGAGCCCTCCCTCGGGCTCGCCCCGCGCGTGGTGGACGAGGTGTACGGGCTGCTCATGGAGCTCCGCGCCGCCGGGACCGCGTTGCTGCTCGTGGAGGAGAAGGCGGCCGAGATCCTCGGGATCGCCGACACCGTCGCCTACCTCGCGCAGGGCCGGGTCTCCTGGTGCGGCCCGCGCTCCGAGGTGGAGGCGGACCGGCTGACCGAGGCCTACCTGGGGATGGCGACATGA
- a CDS encoding ABC transporter ATP-binding protein — protein MREDPYVLEARGISVRFGGVRALTGVDLGIRAGEVCGLIGPNGAGKTTLFDVLSGIRRPDQGRMLLDGVDVTRRSPVWRARHGMRRTFQRQQLFGQLSVADNVLVAQEWRGGGGGLAADLVASPSRRRRERERRERAARVLADCGIGALGDSYAGGLPVGRARMVELARAVADPPRVLLLDEPASGMSAPEREQLAAVVRRLAGEEGCAVLLVEHNVAFVMDLCTRVVVLDLGTVLAEGTAAEVRADPLVREAYLGA, from the coding sequence ATGAGAGAGGACCCCTATGTGCTCGAGGCCCGTGGCATCAGTGTCCGGTTCGGCGGGGTCAGGGCGCTGACGGGCGTGGACCTGGGGATCCGGGCCGGCGAGGTGTGCGGGCTGATCGGGCCGAACGGGGCCGGGAAGACCACCCTGTTCGACGTGCTGTCCGGGATCCGGCGGCCCGACCAGGGCCGGATGCTGCTCGACGGGGTGGACGTCACCCGGCGCTCCCCCGTCTGGCGGGCCCGGCACGGGATGCGCCGGACCTTCCAGCGCCAGCAGTTGTTCGGGCAGCTCAGCGTGGCCGACAACGTCCTGGTCGCGCAGGAGTGGCGGGGCGGGGGCGGCGGTCTCGCGGCCGATCTGGTCGCCTCGCCCTCCCGGCGCCGCCGGGAGCGGGAGCGGCGGGAGCGGGCCGCGCGGGTGCTGGCCGACTGCGGCATCGGCGCGCTCGGGGACTCGTACGCCGGCGGGCTGCCGGTGGGGCGGGCCCGGATGGTCGAGCTGGCCCGCGCCGTGGCCGATCCGCCCCGGGTGCTGCTCCTGGACGAGCCCGCGTCGGGCATGTCCGCGCCCGAACGCGAGCAGCTGGCGGCCGTCGTGCGCCGGCTCGCCGGGGAGGAGGGCTGCGCGGTACTGCTGGTCGAGCACAACGTGGCCTTCGTGATGGACCTCTGCACCCGGGTGGTCGTCCTGGACCTGGGCACCGTGCTCGCCGAGGGCACGGCCGCCGAGGTACGGGCCGACCCGCTGGTCCGGGAGGCGTACCTGGGGGCGTAG
- a CDS encoding aldo/keto reductase translates to MNQVPGIKLNNGTLMPQLGYGVWQVPDAEAEQAVRTALEAGYRSIDTAAIYGNEEGTGKAIASAGVPREELFVTTKLWNGKSETWGRDNVLREFDASLAKLGLDEIDLYLIHWPRPMRDDFLAIWKTFEEIAASGRAKAVGVSNFRPADLERLGAESSLVPAVNQIELHPLLPQTELRALHARLGIATEAWSPLGQGKDLLTLPAVTAIAAKHGRSAAQVVLRWHLQLGNVVIPKSVTPARIRENLDVFGFELDAADVAALDAIGADGAGRRIGPDPAEFDF, encoded by the coding sequence GTGAACCAGGTCCCCGGCATCAAGCTCAACAACGGCACGCTCATGCCCCAGCTCGGCTACGGCGTCTGGCAGGTTCCGGACGCCGAGGCGGAACAGGCCGTCCGGACCGCACTGGAAGCGGGCTACCGCAGCATCGACACGGCCGCGATCTACGGCAACGAGGAGGGCACCGGCAAGGCCATCGCCTCCGCCGGTGTGCCGCGCGAGGAACTCTTCGTCACCACCAAGCTGTGGAACGGGAAGTCCGAGACCTGGGGCCGGGACAACGTGCTGCGCGAGTTCGACGCCTCGCTCGCCAAGCTGGGCCTCGACGAGATCGACCTGTACCTGATCCACTGGCCGCGCCCGATGCGCGACGACTTCCTCGCCATCTGGAAGACCTTCGAGGAGATCGCGGCGAGCGGCCGCGCCAAGGCCGTCGGCGTGTCCAACTTCCGTCCCGCCGACCTGGAACGGCTCGGCGCCGAAAGCTCCCTGGTCCCGGCGGTGAACCAGATCGAGCTCCACCCGCTGCTCCCCCAGACCGAGCTGCGCGCCCTGCACGCGCGCCTGGGCATCGCCACCGAGGCCTGGTCCCCGCTCGGCCAGGGCAAGGACCTGCTCACCCTGCCCGCCGTCACCGCGATCGCCGCCAAGCACGGCCGCTCGGCCGCGCAGGTGGTCCTGCGCTGGCACCTCCAGCTGGGCAACGTGGTGATCCCGAAGTCCGTGACCCCGGCGCGCATCCGGGAGAACCTGGACGTCTTCGGCTTCGAGCTGGACGCCGCGGACGTGGCCGCGCTGGACGCGATCGGCGCGGACGGGGCGGGCCGCCGGATCGGTCCCGACCCGGCCGAGTTCGACTTCTGA
- a CDS encoding RICIN domain-containing protein — protein sequence MSEPTSGTAKEPARDTPEAPDGVYRIRNAASGLLLQVESGNRVRVGPDGEPAAARQWEITPVHSGGGIFHLVSVHNGKRLDVANASTESGSRVQVWKANAFGAQEWVVEEHLDDPGVVSLIAAISGLPLEADAEGGARQCEDTDSPAQWWRLEPA from the coding sequence GTGAGCGAGCCCACGAGCGGGACGGCGAAAGAACCGGCGCGCGATACGCCGGAGGCGCCCGACGGCGTCTACCGGATCCGCAATGCCGCGAGCGGGCTGCTGCTGCAGGTCGAGAGCGGCAACCGGGTCCGGGTCGGGCCGGACGGCGAGCCGGCCGCGGCCAGGCAGTGGGAGATCACTCCGGTGCACAGCGGCGGCGGGATCTTCCACCTGGTCAGCGTCCACAACGGCAAGCGGCTCGACGTCGCGAACGCCTCGACCGAGAGCGGATCCCGGGTCCAGGTGTGGAAGGCGAACGCCTTCGGGGCGCAGGAGTGGGTCGTGGAGGAGCACCTCGACGACCCCGGTGTGGTCTCGCTGATCGCCGCCATCAGCGGTCTGCCGCTGGAGGCGGACGCGGAGGGCGGGGCCCGGCAGTGCGAGGACACCGACTCCCCGGCACAGTGGTGGCGCCTGGAACCCGCCTGA
- a CDS encoding class I SAM-dependent methyltransferase has translation MPRPFLDYDAEAEAYDATRGGVPRAEAAAAAVLGLLPPDTGTLLDLGCGTGIVTTRIAAARPGLRVLGADTSYGMAAMARSRGIPVVLASGTRLPLRTGSLDAVGAVWLLHLLRSPGLVAAVIAEAGRVLRPGGVFVTTVDKAAAHDVGSDIDAVLAEHLTATPADSAEAVTGHAAAVGLRPAGEALFTGHGQGRTPRGAAAALLAGRYASRVHPRGITPRELADRLEALPGPDTPRAEPTYRLHGFVRA, from the coding sequence ATGCCGCGACCGTTCCTCGACTACGACGCCGAAGCCGAGGCCTACGACGCCACCCGCGGCGGGGTCCCGCGCGCCGAGGCCGCCGCAGCGGCGGTCCTCGGCCTGCTCCCGCCGGACACCGGCACCCTGCTCGACCTCGGCTGCGGCACGGGCATCGTCACCACCCGCATCGCCGCCGCCCGCCCGGGGCTGCGCGTCCTCGGCGCGGACACCTCGTACGGGATGGCCGCCATGGCGCGCTCCCGGGGGATCCCCGTGGTGCTGGCCTCCGGGACCCGGCTGCCGTTGCGCACGGGCTCGCTCGACGCGGTGGGCGCGGTCTGGCTGCTGCACCTGCTGCGTTCACCGGGCCTGGTGGCCGCCGTGATCGCCGAGGCCGGGCGGGTGCTGCGGCCCGGCGGGGTGTTCGTCACCACGGTCGACAAGGCCGCTGCCCACGACGTGGGCAGCGATATCGACGCCGTGCTCGCCGAGCACCTCACCGCGACCCCCGCCGACTCCGCCGAGGCCGTCACCGGCCATGCGGCGGCGGTGGGCCTGCGCCCCGCCGGCGAAGCCCTCTTCACCGGCCACGGCCAGGGCCGCACCCCGCGCGGGGCCGCCGCCGCGCTGCTCGCCGGACGGTACGCCTCCCGGGTCCACCCGCGCGGCATCACCCCGCGCGAACTCGCGGACCGGCTGGAAGCCCTGCCCGGACCGGACACCCCGCGCGCGGAGCCGACGTACCGGCTGCACGGCTTCGTACGGGCCTGA
- a CDS encoding 4a-hydroxytetrahydrobiopterin dehydratase, with amino-acid sequence MSREPLSQKEIEDRLRELPGWAFEDDRIIRTYRLGSHFAASALVSHIASVQDELNHHSDLTLGYNTVRLAVNTHDAGDSVTDADFALAERVESLAPAHGAA; translated from the coding sequence ATGTCGAGAGAGCCGCTTTCGCAGAAGGAGATCGAGGACCGGCTGCGGGAGCTCCCCGGCTGGGCCTTCGAGGACGACCGCATCATCCGCACCTACCGGCTGGGCAGCCACTTCGCGGCGAGCGCGCTGGTCAGCCATATCGCAAGCGTGCAAGATGAGTTGAACCACCACTCCGATCTCACCCTCGGCTATAACACCGTCCGTCTGGCCGTGAACACGCACGACGCCGGAGACTCCGTCACCGACGCCGACTTCGCTCTCGCCGAGCGCGTCGAATCCCTGGCTCCCGCGCACGGCGCCGCCTGA
- a CDS encoding hydroxysqualene dehydroxylase: protein MTRTGNSRRTFITGAAATAGALSAAGILPATAEATTTGAATAGPAAAGQARRVAVLGGGVAGLTAAHELAERGYAVTVYERRALGGKARSMDVPGSARGGRRPLPAEHGFRFIPGIYHNLPDTMRRIPFPGNANGVWDNLVAPREMMFARAAGREDLRAPIPWPERSPAELTPDELRRALTGILQSLVRLPLHETAYFVDRALVFLTSCDQRRDEQWERTPWWEFTRAARMSSEYQRILAIGVTRNIVATKAEEASTRTVGTLGEAFVFNLLGRGADGPPDRILNLPTNEAWIDPWEAHLRTLGVEFRIGWTVREVRYGDGRVSGVLVEDPAGATRTVTADHYVSALPVEHARRTWSPALRAADPMLGRCDLLQTDWMTGIQFYLTERAPLVHGHLNCIDSPWSLTAIQQAEHWPSRDFPADYGDGAAVDCLSVDISEWDKPGILYGKTAKQCTREEVAREVWAQLKASLNDTGKTLLSDGKLHSWFLDPGVDGLGTPRPTNQDELLIHPTGTFHNRPSAGTRIPNFFLSGDYVSVDIDLATMEGANASARAAVNSLLDRDGSPATRCTVRGLYRAPEVESAKRHDLWRYRLGLRNVFDVG, encoded by the coding sequence GTGACGCGCACAGGAAACTCCAGGCGCACCTTCATCACGGGGGCCGCCGCCACCGCGGGCGCGTTATCGGCCGCCGGGATCCTCCCGGCCACGGCCGAGGCCACCACCACCGGAGCCGCCACCGCCGGACCCGCCGCGGCCGGCCAGGCGCGCCGGGTGGCCGTCCTCGGCGGCGGGGTCGCCGGTCTCACCGCCGCGCACGAGCTGGCCGAGCGCGGCTACGCCGTCACCGTGTACGAGCGCCGGGCGCTCGGCGGCAAGGCGCGCAGCATGGACGTCCCCGGCAGCGCCCGGGGCGGCCGCCGCCCGCTCCCCGCCGAGCACGGCTTCCGCTTCATCCCGGGGATCTACCACAACCTGCCGGACACGATGCGGCGCATCCCCTTCCCCGGCAACGCCAACGGGGTCTGGGACAACCTGGTCGCCCCGCGCGAGATGATGTTCGCCCGGGCGGCCGGCCGCGAGGACCTGCGCGCACCCATCCCCTGGCCGGAACGCTCCCCCGCCGAGCTGACCCCCGACGAGCTGCGCCGGGCCCTCACCGGCATCCTCCAGTCGCTGGTCCGCCTCCCGCTCCACGAGACGGCCTACTTCGTCGACCGCGCCCTGGTCTTCCTCACCAGCTGCGACCAGCGGCGCGACGAGCAGTGGGAGCGCACCCCGTGGTGGGAGTTCACCCGGGCCGCCCGGATGTCGAGCGAGTACCAGCGGATCCTCGCCATCGGCGTCACCCGCAACATCGTGGCCACCAAGGCGGAGGAGGCCTCGACCCGCACCGTCGGCACGCTCGGCGAGGCCTTCGTCTTCAACCTGCTGGGCCGCGGCGCCGACGGCCCGCCGGACCGGATCCTGAACCTGCCCACCAACGAGGCGTGGATCGACCCGTGGGAGGCCCATCTGCGCACGCTGGGCGTGGAGTTCAGGATCGGCTGGACGGTGCGCGAGGTGCGGTACGGGGACGGCCGCGTGAGCGGGGTCCTCGTCGAGGACCCCGCCGGAGCCACCCGGACGGTCACCGCCGACCACTACGTCAGCGCCCTGCCGGTCGAACACGCCCGCCGCACCTGGAGTCCGGCGCTGCGCGCGGCCGATCCGATGCTCGGGCGGTGCGACCTGCTGCAGACGGACTGGATGACCGGCATCCAGTTCTACCTGACCGAGCGCGCTCCCCTGGTGCACGGCCACCTCAACTGCATCGACTCCCCCTGGTCGTTGACGGCGATCCAGCAGGCCGAGCACTGGCCGTCGCGGGACTTCCCCGCCGACTACGGGGACGGCGCGGCCGTGGACTGCCTGTCGGTGGACATCTCCGAGTGGGACAAGCCCGGGATCCTCTACGGGAAGACGGCCAAGCAGTGCACCCGCGAGGAGGTCGCCCGCGAGGTGTGGGCGCAGCTGAAGGCCTCGCTCAACGACACCGGGAAGACCCTGCTGTCGGACGGAAAGCTGCACTCGTGGTTCCTGGACCCGGGGGTGGACGGGCTCGGCACGCCCCGTCCGACCAACCAGGACGAGCTGCTGATCCACCCGACCGGGACCTTCCACAACCGGCCGAGCGCCGGCACCCGGATCCCGAACTTCTTCCTCAGCGGGGACTACGTGTCCGTCGACATCGACCTGGCGACGATGGAAGGGGCCAACGCCTCGGCCCGTGCGGCCGTCAACTCCCTCTTGGACAGGGATGGTTCACCGGCCACCCGGTGCACGGTGCGGGGGCTCTACCGGGCCCCCGAGGTGGAGTCCGCCAAGCGGCACGACCTGTGGCGCTACCGTCTCGGCCTGCGGAACGTGTTCGACGTGGGGTAA
- a CDS encoding helix-turn-helix domain-containing protein yields MTTAASLTVGALLRTWRERRGLSQLELAGRADSSSRHISFVETGRSRPSEEMVLRLADHLEVPVRDRNALLVAAGYAPKYAHTPLDDPSMNVLREGLEQLLTAYEPYPALVVDATYDVVAANQGILMLMEGMPEHLLAGPLNAMRLTLHPEGLAPRIRNLREWRGHLLAQMERQIALARSAPLRALYEEVSAYPPPAGAQAFGEDGPYGDGPVEAVAYLALPLRIEHDGHLLSFVSSISTFNTPMDVTVAELAIETLLPADPATVKYLRSLAP; encoded by the coding sequence ATGACGACCGCTGCGTCCTTGACGGTAGGCGCCCTGCTGCGCACCTGGCGGGAACGGCGCGGGCTCAGCCAGCTGGAGCTGGCGGGCCGCGCTGATTCCTCCTCCCGGCACATCAGCTTCGTGGAGACGGGCCGGTCCCGGCCGAGCGAGGAGATGGTGCTGCGCCTCGCGGACCACCTGGAAGTCCCGGTGCGCGACCGCAACGCCCTTCTCGTGGCGGCGGGTTACGCGCCCAAGTACGCCCACACCCCGCTCGACGACCCCTCGATGAACGTGCTGCGCGAGGGGCTGGAGCAGCTGCTGACCGCCTACGAGCCGTATCCGGCGCTGGTGGTGGACGCCACGTACGACGTGGTGGCCGCCAACCAGGGCATCCTGATGCTGATGGAGGGCATGCCGGAGCACCTGCTGGCCGGTCCGCTCAACGCGATGCGGCTGACCCTGCACCCGGAGGGCCTCGCCCCCCGGATCCGCAACCTGCGCGAGTGGCGCGGACACCTGCTGGCCCAGATGGAGCGGCAGATCGCGCTGGCCCGGTCGGCGCCGCTGCGCGCGCTGTACGAGGAGGTGTCGGCCTATCCGCCGCCCGCGGGGGCGCAGGCATTCGGCGAGGACGGCCCGTACGGGGACGGCCCGGTCGAGGCCGTCGCGTACCTCGCGCTCCCCCTGCGGATCGAGCACGACGGGCACCTGCTCTCCTTCGTGTCCTCCATCTCCACCTTCAACACCCCCATGGACGTGACGGTCGCCGAGCTGGCCATCGAGACCCTCCTGCCGGCCGACCCGGCGACGGTGAAGTACCTGCGGTCACTGGCGCCCTGA
- a CDS encoding toxin-antitoxin system, toxin component: MRTTRAMRKLGADLLAAARLAPNTDAPGIIGGLCAAYGRGRDRDRDRDRPVLFRFAAFPPDTASGLWLEMEDRDLLVIEERTRPEHQLVIACHELWHLDEGTCDRHGEGMAVAARLTGRGGGLAELLHSEEGLSTVLRQAAARADGSDPAEIRAETFGLHLGKILKTFLPPPREEQVPEAIERIKTSFGCGR, translated from the coding sequence ATGAGGACCACACGGGCCATGCGGAAACTCGGCGCGGATCTGCTGGCGGCGGCGCGCCTGGCTCCGAACACGGACGCCCCCGGCATCATCGGCGGCCTGTGCGCGGCGTACGGTCGCGGCCGCGACCGCGACCGCGACCGCGACCGGCCGGTGCTGTTCCGCTTCGCCGCCTTCCCGCCCGATACCGCGAGCGGGCTGTGGCTGGAGATGGAGGACCGCGACCTCCTCGTCATCGAGGAGCGCACCCGCCCCGAGCACCAGCTCGTCATCGCATGCCACGAGCTGTGGCACCTGGACGAGGGCACCTGCGACCGGCACGGCGAGGGCATGGCGGTGGCCGCCCGGCTGACCGGCCGCGGCGGCGGCCTGGCGGAGCTGCTGCACTCCGAGGAAGGGCTGAGCACCGTACTGCGGCAGGCGGCCGCCCGGGCCGACGGCAGCGATCCCGCGGAGATCCGCGCGGAGACCTTCGGCCTGCACCTCGGAAAGATCCTCAAGACCTTCCTGCCACCGCCCCGGGAAGAACAGGTACCCGAGGCGATCGAGCGCATCAAGACCTCGTTCGGCTGTGGACGTTGA